One stretch of Prunus persica cultivar Lovell chromosome G1, Prunus_persica_NCBIv2, whole genome shotgun sequence DNA includes these proteins:
- the LOC18793830 gene encoding protein pxr1 isoform X1, protein MGEDEPVTVGSSSSGIDSSNIGFQLLKKQGWTQGTGLGASQQGRLEPVKAYLKDNKRGLGADTSRNKFFPVSENSDSSGNDEKNNSFAHLVQEEEGMGKGMVTSSGSSIAINPSNIGFQLLKKHGWKEGTGLGISEQGRIEPVQAYLKNNKRGLGADKLQKALNPPDSTVLNGKNDQELHSKKGKGLSKKMKKEQELEKRLQEREFERAFHREFWPDNV, encoded by the exons ATGGGAGAGGACGAGCCGGTGACGGTGGGCTCATCTTCTTCAGGCATAGACTCCTCCAATATTGGGTTTCAG CTTTTGAAGAAGCAGGGCTGGACACAAGGAACGGGTCTTGGTGCTTCCCAGCAG GGTAGGCTAGAGCCTGTTAAAGCTTACTTGAAGGACAACAAACGAGGCTTAGGAGCAGATACATCAAGAAATAAATTCTTTCCGGTTTCTGAAAATTCAGATTCTAGTGGAAACGATGAAAAG AACAATAGCTTCGCGCATTTGGTTCAGGAGGAAGAAGGTATGGGAAAAGGCATGGTGACTTCAAGTGGTTCATCAATAGCCATCAATCCCTCCAATATAGGCTTTCAG CTTTTGAAGAAACATGGTTGGAAAGAAGGAACTGGTCTTGGGATTTCTGAGCAG GGAAGGATAGAGCCTGTACAAGCATACTTGAAGAATAATAAACGGGGCCTGGGAGCAGATAAATTACAGAAGGCACTAAATCCCCCTGATTCTACTGTCTTGAATGGAAAAAATGACCAG GAGCTGCATTCAAAAAAAGGCAAGGGACtctcgaagaagatgaagaaagagCAGGAGTTAGAGAAAAGATTGCAGGAGAGGGAATTTGAGCGTGCCTTTCATAGGGAGTTTTGGCCAGATAACGTTTGA
- the LOC18791596 gene encoding phytochrome-associated serine/threonine-protein phosphatase translates to MDLDQWISKVKEGQHLLEDELQLLCEYVKEILIEESNVQPVNSPVTVCGDIHGQFHDLMKLFQTGGHVPETNYIFMGDFVDRGYNSLEVFTILLLLKARYPAHITLLRGNHESRQLTQVYGFYDECQRKYGNANAWRYCTDVFDYLTLSAIIDGTVLCVHGGLSPDIRTIDQIRVIERNCEIPHEGPFCDLMWSDPEDIETWAVSPRGAGWLFGSRVTSEFNHINNLDLVCRAHQLVQEGLKYMFQDKGLVTVWSAPNYCYRCGNVASILSFNDNMEREVKFFTETEENNQMRGPRTGVPYFL, encoded by the exons atggATTTGGACCAGTGGATCTCAAAGGTGAAGGAAGGACAGCATCTATTGGAGGACGAGCTTCAACTCCTATGCGAATAC GTAAAAGAGATTCTTATTGAGGAGTCCAATGTGCAACCTGTAAACAGTCCGGTCACTGTTTGTGGTGATATTCATGGCCAGTTCCACGACCTAATGAAACTTTTCCAGACTGGAGGCCATGTACCAGAGACGAATTACATATTCATG GGAGATTTTGTTGATCGAGGTTACAATAGCCTTGAAGTTTTCACTATCCTTTTGCTTCTTAAAGCGAG GTATCCAGCTCATATTACCCTTTTGCGTGGTAATCATGAAAGCAGGCAACTTACCCAG GTATATGGCTTTTATGATGAATGTCAGAGGAAGTATGGAAATGCTAATGCATGGCGGTACTGTACAGATGTTTTCGACTATCTGACGCTTTCAGCAATTATAGATGGAACT GTGCTATGTGTCCATGGTGGACTTTCTCCTGACATCCGAACAATTGATCAA ATAAGGGTTATTGAGAGAAACTGTGAAATTCCACACGAGGGGCCATTTTGTGATCTCATGTGGAGTGATCCTGAAGATATTGAAACATGGGCAGTAAGTCCACGTGGAGCAGGTTGGCTTTTTGGATCCAGAGTCACTTCTGAG tTCAACCACATAAATAATCTTGATCTGGTTTGTCGGGCACACCAACTTGTTCAAGAAGGTCTTAAGTACATGTTTCAAGATAAGGGCCTTGTAACT GTCTGGTCGGCACCAAATTACTGTTATCGGTGTGGGAATGTAGCTTCTATTTTGAGTTTTAACGACAATATG GAGAGAGAGGTGAAGTTCTTCACTGAAACAGAGGAGAACAACCAGATGAGAGGACCCAGGACAGGAGTACCTTATTTCTTATGA
- the LOC18791612 gene encoding mitochondrial intermembrane space import and assembly protein 40 homolog isoform X2 — MTLLTGRLLLIVVAETEKMGQVQSEAATVDQQGHWGSSAVPSASPSFSSMDSLIAGVELCILQSLDAKAQKALECPCIANLRSGPCGHQFAEAFVCYLKSTVEEKGSDCVHPFVVLQKCIKANPHAFSKDVLKEDEVKKEEKLTQDYKIIPPKWSRESPSPKSKL; from the exons ATGACTTTATTAACTGGAAGATTGCTGCTGATTGTAGTAGCAGAGACGGAGAAGATGGGTCAAGTTCAAAGCGAGGCAGCCACAGTGGACCAACAAGGCCACTGGGGCTCCTCTGCTGTACCGTCCGCTTCTCCCTCCTTTTCTTCCATGGACTCTCTTATCGCAg GAGTCGAACTATGCATTTTACAGTCTCTTGATGCCAAGGCTCAGAAGGCACTGGAATGCCCTTGCATAGCTAACTTACGAAGTGGCCCTTGTGGGCATCAGTTTGCAGAGGCTTTTGTCTGTTATCTTAAGAGTACGgtggaagaaaag ggATCAGATTGCGTGCATCCGTTTGTAGTTTTGCAGAAGTGTATTAAAGCTAATCCTCATGCCTTTTCGAAAGACGTtttaaaagaagatgaagtcaagaaagaggaaaagctGACACAGGATTACAAAATCATCCCCCCAAAATGGTCCAGGGAATCGCCAAGTCCAAAATCCAAGCTTTAG
- the LOC18789945 gene encoding uncharacterized protein LOC18789945, whose translation MENVKLGMLDGFLTTTRSHHKSLKSLFSRNKSNGDDQDSPSSAVNSPKPIPQLSTLANSVVSRCSKILQIPTEELQHHFDTQLPESVKELLTYARNFLEFCSYQALHIVSCRPDYLSDKEFRCMTFDMMLAWESPSVESKPQDKETASCSNQDSEDEDGWSLFYSSSTNMAMQVDDKKTVGLDAFARIAPACAAVADIITVHNLYDALTSSSGHRLHFLVYDKYIRSLDKVIKASKNALTSSIGNLQLTEGEMVLDVDGTVPTQPVLQHIGISLWPGRLTLTNSALYFESLGVGLYEKAVRYDLATDMKQVIKPELTGPLGARLFDKAIMYKSTSIAEPVYLEFPEFKGNSRRDYWLDICLEILRAHRFIRKNNFKETKKSEVMARAILGICRYRAVREAFHFFSSHYKTLLAFNLAESLPGGDLILKTLSSRLVLLNSSAAQHDVSGSPYAKRQPKLSPVSLIALTQLGFILEKEGNLEGEAIIVGDVCVGEINPLEMAVKQSLLDTGRAEAAQATVEQVKVDGIDTNVAIMKELLFPVIEVATRIQLLASWEHPCKSTAFLMLTCYSILRGWIRYILPSIFVFVAVLMLWCRHFNKGRPLQPFKITPPHNRNAVEQLLTLQEAITQVEALLRAGNIVLLKLRALLFAVLPQATDRIVLLLVFMAAVFAFVPLRFIILVVFVEAFTREMPYRKESSDRWVRRIREWWVRIPAAPVQLIKPDDNKKKKS comes from the exons atggAGAATGTGAAGTTGGGAATGTTGGACGGTTTCTTGACGACGACGAGAAGCCATCATAAGTCCCTGAAATCCCTTTTCAGCCGCAACAAGTCCAATGGAGATGACCAAGACTCCCCTTCCTCCGCTGTCAATTCTCCAAAACCCATTCCTCAGCTCTCTACTTTGGCCAATTCCGTCGTCTCCCGCTGTTCCAA GATTCTTCAAATTCCTACTGAAGAATTACAGCATCATTTTGACACACAGCTTCCTGAGAGTGTTAAGGAACTTTTGACTTATGCTAGgaattttttggaattttgctCATACCAAGCACTCCATATAGTGAGTTGTCGCCCAGATTATTTGAGTGACAAGGAGTTCCGTTGTATGACATTTGATATGATGCTTGCATGGGAGTCGCCCAGTGTTGAGAGTAAACCACAAGACAAA GAAACTGCTTCTTGCAGTAACCAGGACTCAGAGGACGAAGATGGCTGGTCACTTTTTTATTCAAGTTCTACAAATATGGCTATGcag GTTGATGACAAGAAAACTGTTGGGCTAGATGCCTTTGCACGAATAGCTCCTGCTTGTGCAGCTGTTGCAGATATAATAACCGTCCACAATCTTTATGATGCACTCACAAGTTCTTCAGGCCATCGACTTCATTTCCTTGTATATGACAAATACATACGAAGCCTCGACAA GGTTATAAAGGCTTCCAAAAATGCATTGACCTCTTCCATTGGAAACCTTCAGCTCACAGAGGGAGAAATGGTCCTTGATGTTGATGGTACAGTTCCCACTCAACCAGTGCTGCAACATATTGGTATATCTCTGTGGCCTG GGCGGTTGACACTGACCAATTCTGCACTGTACTTTGAATCATTGGGAGTTGGTTTGTATGAAAAAGCTGTTAGGTACGATCTGGCAACAGATATGAAGCAGGTCATAAAACCTGAATTGACTGGACCATTGGGTGCTCGTCTTTTCGACAAAGCCATTATGTACAAATCAACATCTAT AGCAGAGCCAGTTTATTTGGAATTTCCCGAGTTCAAAGGCAATTCTCGCCGGGACTATTGGTTGGATATTTGTCTTGAGATCTTGCGTGCACACAGGTTTATTCGGAAAAACAATTTTAAGGAGACTAAGAAATCAGAAGTAATGGCAAGAGCTATTCTAGGCATTTGTCGATATCGTGCAGTTAGAGAAGCCTTCCACTTCTTTTCATCCCATTATAAAACCTTACTTGCTTTTAACCTTGCTGAAAGTCTTCCAGGGGGAGACttgattttgaaaactttgTCAAGTCGGTTGGTTCTTTTGAATTCCAGTGCTGCTCAACATGATGTTTCTGGGAGTCCTTATGCAAAACGGCAGCCAAAACTTTCTCCAGTTTCACTTATAGCACTTACTCAACTTGGCTTTAtattagaaaaagaaggaaacctTGAGGGAGAAGCAATAATAGTAGGAGATGTTTGTGTTGGTGAGATTAATCCCTTGGAAATGGCAGTAAAACAGTCACTACTGGACACAGGGAGGGCTGAAGCTGCACAGGCAACTGTGGAACAGGTGAAGGTGGATGGAATTGATACAAATGTTGCTATAATGAAG GAACTATTGTTTCCAGTTATTGAAGTAGCTACCCGTATTCAACTTTTGGCATCATGGGAACACCCTTGTAAATCAACGGCATTTCTGATGTTGACATGCTACTCTATACTAAG GGGTTGGATCAGATATATATTGCCATCAATTTTTGTATTCGTTGCAGTTCTTATGCTCTGGTGCAGGCATTTTAACAAAGGGAGACCATTACAaccattcaaaataacacCTCCCCATAACCGAAATGCAGTAGAGCAGCTGCTGACATTGCAAGAAGCCATCACTCAAGTTGAAGCATTACTTCGAGCTGGGAATATTGTTCTCCTGAAGCTAAGAGCTCTCCTGTTTGCGGTTCTTCCACAG GCAACGGACAGAATTGTTTTACTGCTGGTTTTCATGGCAGCAGTGTTTGCATTTGTGCCTCTGAGATTTATAATCCTGGTAGTATTTGTAGAGGCTTTTACAAGGGAAATGCCATATAGAAAAGAAAGCAGTGACAGGTGGGTGAGGCGAATTAGAGAATGGTGGGTCAGGATACCAGCAGCTCCCGTTCAACTCATTAAACCTGATgataacaagaaaaagaaatcatag
- the LOC18793830 gene encoding G patch domain and ankyrin repeat-containing protein 1 homolog isoform X2 produces the protein MGEDEPVTVGSSSSGIDSSNIGFQLLKKQGWTQGTGLGASQQNNSFAHLVQEEEGMGKGMVTSSGSSIAINPSNIGFQLLKKHGWKEGTGLGISEQGRIEPVQAYLKNNKRGLGADKLQKALNPPDSTVLNGKNDQELHSKKGKGLSKKMKKEQELEKRLQEREFERAFHREFWPDNV, from the exons ATGGGAGAGGACGAGCCGGTGACGGTGGGCTCATCTTCTTCAGGCATAGACTCCTCCAATATTGGGTTTCAG CTTTTGAAGAAGCAGGGCTGGACACAAGGAACGGGTCTTGGTGCTTCCCAGCAG AACAATAGCTTCGCGCATTTGGTTCAGGAGGAAGAAGGTATGGGAAAAGGCATGGTGACTTCAAGTGGTTCATCAATAGCCATCAATCCCTCCAATATAGGCTTTCAG CTTTTGAAGAAACATGGTTGGAAAGAAGGAACTGGTCTTGGGATTTCTGAGCAG GGAAGGATAGAGCCTGTACAAGCATACTTGAAGAATAATAAACGGGGCCTGGGAGCAGATAAATTACAGAAGGCACTAAATCCCCCTGATTCTACTGTCTTGAATGGAAAAAATGACCAG GAGCTGCATTCAAAAAAAGGCAAGGGACtctcgaagaagatgaagaaagagCAGGAGTTAGAGAAAAGATTGCAGGAGAGGGAATTTGAGCGTGCCTTTCATAGGGAGTTTTGGCCAGATAACGTTTGA
- the LOC18791612 gene encoding mitochondrial intermembrane space import and assembly protein 40 homolog isoform X1, with the protein MTLLTGRLLLIVVAETEKMGQVQSEAATVDQQGHWGSSAVPSASPSFSSMDSLIAEAATYGNDGNESLDAKAQKALECPCIANLRSGPCGHQFAEAFVCYLKSTVEEKGSDCVHPFVVLQKCIKANPHAFSKDVLKEDEVKKEEKLTQDYKIIPPKWSRESPSPKSKL; encoded by the exons ATGACTTTATTAACTGGAAGATTGCTGCTGATTGTAGTAGCAGAGACGGAGAAGATGGGTCAAGTTCAAAGCGAGGCAGCCACAGTGGACCAACAAGGCCACTGGGGCTCCTCTGCTGTACCGTCCGCTTCTCCCTCCTTTTCTTCCATGGACTCTCTTATCGCAg AAGCTGCAACATATGGCAATGATGGGAATGAG TCTCTTGATGCCAAGGCTCAGAAGGCACTGGAATGCCCTTGCATAGCTAACTTACGAAGTGGCCCTTGTGGGCATCAGTTTGCAGAGGCTTTTGTCTGTTATCTTAAGAGTACGgtggaagaaaag ggATCAGATTGCGTGCATCCGTTTGTAGTTTTGCAGAAGTGTATTAAAGCTAATCCTCATGCCTTTTCGAAAGACGTtttaaaagaagatgaagtcaagaaagaggaaaagctGACACAGGATTACAAAATCATCCCCCCAAAATGGTCCAGGGAATCGCCAAGTCCAAAATCCAAGCTTTAG